GGGAATGACACCGACTGGGTGCCGGTACACGTCACCGTCAACCGGGTGGAACTGGAACCCGAAACCTTCGCCGGGCTGATCTCACTGCGGCTGCCCACCGAGGACGAAGTGGCTGCGGCGGGACTGTCGACCGCAGACGACCCCGGCTGATCCCGCCCGGTCAGCCTCGCCCTGTTCGGCGAGTCCCCGGGCCGTTTCGCTGAGGCCCATCGACCGGCCCTGCCCGCGCAGCAGCCCGTGCCACGCCCACCGCAGGCACGGCCACCTCGACGCTGACAACTACGTCGAGGTCCTGCACCACGCACTCGACGGCACGGACCCGCATCTGGCGGACCACCGACGTCGCGCGCGCACAGGCCACCGAAACTCCTTGCGGCAGTGCGGCGGCTCCGGCCAAGGCACCGAGATCGGCCGCCGCCTGCGCCC
This genomic stretch from Mycobacterium paragordonae harbors:
- a CDS encoding Rv3654c family TadE-like protein, whose amino-acid sequence is MVAAAAVAVLLFVTAAGVYLGSVVAARHRAQAAADLGALAGAAALPQGVSVACARATSVVRQMRVRAVECVVQDLDVVVSVEVAVPAVGVARAAARAGPVDGPQRNGPGTRRTGRG